DNA from Camelus dromedarius isolate mCamDro1 chromosome X, mCamDro1.pat, whole genome shotgun sequence:
CGCACGGGCCGATTGCACTGCCCGCGGCAGGAGTGCATCCAGGCCTTTGACGAAGAGCTGGCCTTCTACGGCCTGGTGCCGGAGCTCGTGGGCGACTGCTGCCTCGAAGAGTACCGGGACCGCAAGAAGGAGAACGCCGAGCGCCTGGCGGAGGATGAGGAGGCCGAGCAGGCCGGGGACGGCCCAACCCTGCCGGCCGGCAGCTCCCTGCGGCAGCGGCTCTGGCGGGCCTTTGAGAACCCACACACGAGCACCGCGGCCCTCGTTTTCTACTATGTGACCGGCTTTTTCATCGCTGTGTCGGTCATCGCCAACGTGGTCGAGACCATTCCGTGCCGAGGCTCTGCGCTGCGGCCCTCGAGGGAGCAGCCCTGTGGCGACCGCTTCCCGGTGGCTTTTTTCTGCATGGACACGGCCTGTGTGCTCATCTTCACGGGTGAATACCTCCTGCGGCTGTTCGCCGCCCCCAGCCGTTGCCGCTTCCTGCGGAGCGTAATGAGCCTCATCGATGTGGTGGCCATCCTGCCCTACTATATCGGGCTTTTCGTGCCCAAGAACGAGGACGTCTCGGGTGCCTTTGTCACCCTGCGGGTGTTCCGGGTGTTCCGCATCTTCAAGTTCTCCAGGCACTCGCAGGGCTTGCGGATTCTGGGCTACACACTCAAGAGCTGTGCCTCTGAGCTGGgctttctcctcttttccctcaCCATGGCCATCATCATCTTCGCCACTGTCATGTTTTATGCCGAGAAGGGCACAAACAAGACGAACTTTACTAGCATCCCCGCGGCCTTCTGGTATACCATTGTCACCATGACCACACTTGGGTGAGTGCAGACCTTCTGTGGGGAACTGCCTGGCCAGTCAGTTACACTcaccttttctgtaaaattaagAAGGTTAGAGAAatgatctctttctctctgtttgaaCTTCAGTCTGCTCATCTGTAGAAACTGGGGGAGTTGGACTAATCTCCAAACCCCTCCCAGCTCTGACAATGCGTTGATTTTCCAGGGCAAGAGACTTGGGCTCAAGAATGGCCTCAGTTATACTCTTTCTGTTGACCTTGTTTCCTCTGAGCCAGTTTTCCACGTTGCAAAATGAGGAAGGATGATCCCTCCATCATCTAGAGGGGATTTGGTGACGTCATTGTTATGAAAGTTCTCTGAGTGTTCCTGGTGCAGGATAGATAGGTATTGGCTTTATATCGCCTCTTTTTCCATCATGAGGACCAACCCTCTAGATTCATCTGCTGTGTGGGGCATTCCCTCTGTGACTTGATGATTCCTTGACCTTCCCCAGAACAAGATACTGTCAGCATTATTTTTTTACTGCTAGTCCTTGAGACGAAGTGGTTGAGATAAAAGCATCAAATGGAATCGCAAAACTCATTCTATTCTTAAAGACATTGTCTAGGGCGGATACTGTGGTCCTTTTCTAAATTTCTATCACTAGGATTAGGTATACAGTTACTCAGTATCTGTTGAAGGGATGCATTAGGCTTATTCAGGACTTTAATAGATAGaggtatagatagatagatagatagatagatagataggttgATAGAGGTACAGAAAAATTGACTTGAGGTTTCTAAGGAGTAGAAATTAATTCTGGTTGGAGGGTCAGAATTGTATCGACAAATACCAAGCCCTGAGAACAGGCTGGAACTGGGTATTTTGATGCTTTTTATCCTATTCAGTCCTCACAGCAACTCTGGGAGGGTGTCTCATAGTTGAAGACACAGTCTGAGACGACACATCACAGAGCCAGAAATGGCCAAGTTGGAGAGACTTTTAAATAAGTTGAAGTAAAGAAATAAGGAAGAGGCAtcctgcaggggagggggcatAGCCTGAGCAAAGGCCTAGAGGCTGAAGACTGCAGAGGCTGCATTTCTGTGGAGAGGATCTGATTGGTCCTGTGGTTAGAACAAAAGtatgctgtgtgatcttgagcaaatcaGTTATGGAACCTCCCTGAGCTTCATTCCCCCCACTCCAAACCAAACAAGTTAGTAAAATTGGTTTTGTTCCATCTCATCACAGCAGGGTGgtaaggagaaagggagggggcaTTTCAAGGCTCCCCCTATTTTTTCATATGAGGACAGTTTCAAGGCTTCCCCTGGGGGAATAAGAAGGGGTCCTACCTAGAGAAGGTAAGTCAGACGCAAGCAAAACCAACAGAGCACTGCTCCTGGGACTCAGAGCTTAGCTGGCTTGTGGTAGTGGGACTCTCTCTCTCGGAGGCTAAATTTTCTGCCTAtgacttcctccttctcccctgtgCTTGGTATTAATAGATTTCTAGCTGACTCAGATGTCCCATGCACAGCTTGGATGGGGGCAGCAGATTGTAGGGGCTGAGGGCCCATTTCTCATTTGACCCCTACTGGTGGCCAGAAAGGTCATGCCCCACATTTTGCAGAGCaagaaacagagactcagagagtCTGAGTGCCTGGCCAGGGTCACAGAGTGAGTCAGGTTGGAAGGGATGCAGTGGGGATTGGGGCTGAGGGGTAGGTGGGCACTTTTCTTGACCTTGGCTTACCTCCCTCGGCCCTAGCTACGGAGACATGGTGCCCAGCACCATTGCTGGCAAGATTTTTGGCTCCATCTGCTCGCTCAGTGGCGTCTTGGTCATTGCCCTGCCTGTGCCAGTCATTGTGTCCAACTTTAGCCGCATCTACCACCAGAACCAGCGTGCTGACAAACGCCGAGCACAACAGGTAACTGCACCTTCCATCTGAGTACCTCCTATTCCCCACACCCCAAGCCAGTCAACTCTTCTGTTTGCCCACTTGACCCTttatctcctcctctctcttaGAAGGTGCGCTTGGCAAGGATCCGGTTGGCAAAGAGCGGTACCACCAATGCCTTCCTGCAGTACAAGCAGAACGGGGGCCTTGAGGTGGATAGGGGCCGGGATGGGGGTTGGAGGTGAGCAGTGATGGGGGGAGGAAGGTGCTGACCtcatctctctgctctctctaCTCCAGGACAGTGGCAGTGGGGAGGAACAGGCGCTGTGTGTCAGGAACCGTTCTGCTTTCGAGCAGCAACATCACCACTTGCTGCACTGTCTGGAGAAGACAACGGTGAGTCCTAATGAGAGGCGGCGTGGCAGAACAAAGAGGGCCTGTCCCTCTGCCACCAAGCCAGCTCCCTCCTGGGATGGGAGGCTCACTACTAATTGTGGAAATCACACAGGGCTTGCTGGAAGAGGCCCCAGTAGAGCTGAGCCTTGATGGGTGggcaagggaagggaagagagagtgaTTTCCAGAGAGGAAGGAACAGCCTAAGCAAAGGCCTGGGGTGAAGGGGTGTGAGGTCAGCTCCCGTGCAGTGCCTTGTGACCATACCTCCCTTCTGCCCACAGTGCCATGAGTTCACAGATGAGGTAACCTTCAGCGAGGCCCTGGGCGCCGTCTCGTTGGGTGGCCGCACCAGCCGCAGCACCTCTGTGTCCTCCCAGCCAATGGGGCCCGGCAGCCTGCTATCCTCTTGCTGCCCCCGCCGGGCCAAGCGCCGTGCCATCCGCCTTGCCAACTCCACTGCCTCAGTCAGCCGTGGCAGCATGCAGGAGCTGGACACACTGGCAGGGCTGCGGAGGAGCCCTGCCCCTCAGAGGTAATAAGCACCCACCCCTGctgtccccactccccccacTCCACGGAAACTCAGAGCTTGGACCAGGGAGTGTGAGATTTCATACTCCAGGCCTAGCAAGCCAAGCTCAAACCCAAAGGCCTCCATGCTGGAAGCTTGGGCTTATCTTGTCTGGAAAGCCTCTTTTCCTGTGTTCTTTcaacattcattgagcacctgctgtatgctaGGCACAGTTTTCAGCACTTTGGCATTCACTTTAGTTTAGAAGTTTAGTTCACTTTAGGCAGCGAATTGAACAGACAGAAATCACTGACCTTATAGAATTTAAATCCTAGTGGGATGAgacagttaaaaaacaaatacacagatgATGCAGTGTGTTAAGtgccaaggagaaaaataaatcagggatGGGGGATAGAGAGTGTAAAACAAGGTGTGATGatgcagggtttttaaaaattttttgagggggggattacatatttatttattttaatgtaggtactaaggactga
Protein-coding regions in this window:
- the KCND1 gene encoding potassium voltage-gated channel subfamily D member 1, with product MAAGVATWLPFARAAAVGWLPLAQQPLPPAPGVKASRGDEVLVVNVSGRRFETWKNTLDRYPDTLLGSSEKEFFYDADSGEYFFDRDPDMFRHVLNFYRTGRLHCPRQECIQAFDEELAFYGLVPELVGDCCLEEYRDRKKENAERLAEDEEAEQAGDGPTLPAGSSLRQRLWRAFENPHTSTAALVFYYVTGFFIAVSVIANVVETIPCRGSALRPSREQPCGDRFPVAFFCMDTACVLIFTGEYLLRLFAAPSRCRFLRSVMSLIDVVAILPYYIGLFVPKNEDVSGAFVTLRVFRVFRIFKFSRHSQGLRILGYTLKSCASELGFLLFSLTMAIIIFATVMFYAEKGTNKTNFTSIPAAFWYTIVTMTTLGYGDMVPSTIAGKIFGSICSLSGVLVIALPVPVIVSNFSRIYHQNQRADKRRAQQKVRLARIRLAKSGTTNAFLQYKQNGGLEDSGSGEEQALCVRNRSAFEQQHHHLLHCLEKTTCHEFTDEVTFSEALGAVSLGGRTSRSTSVSSQPMGPGSLLSSCCPRRAKRRAIRLANSTASVSRGSMQELDTLAGLRRSPAPQSRSSLNAKPHDSLDLNCDSRDFVAAIISIPTPPANTPDESQLSSPGGGGGRASSTLRNSSLGTPCLLPETVKISSL